A stretch of the Bacteroidales bacterium genome encodes the following:
- a CDS encoding PhzF family phenazine biosynthesis protein encodes QKIAAENNLSETAFLVKEGEIWHLRWFTPTTEVELCGHATLASAHILFHHLHHPAREIIFSTMSGILKAKKIENMIELDFPADQPTQAPLPEGISEALGAMPTLCLKGISDYMLVYEREEDIKSLNPDFELLRKTKARGVIVTAPGKNYDFVSRFFGPQVGINEDPVTGSAHTLLVPYWSEKTRKRSLTARQVSSRGGTLYCTLAGNRVRIAGKAVTYMEGKIHLPDSETNL; translated from the coding sequence TGCAGAAAATTGCCGCGGAAAATAATCTCAGCGAAACGGCCTTTCTGGTAAAGGAAGGAGAAATATGGCATCTCCGCTGGTTCACCCCAACAACAGAAGTTGAGCTTTGCGGTCACGCCACGCTGGCTTCGGCTCACATCCTGTTTCACCATCTTCATCACCCGGCCAGGGAAATCATTTTTTCAACTATGAGCGGCATTCTGAAGGCCAAAAAAATAGAGAATATGATAGAACTGGATTTTCCTGCCGATCAGCCAACTCAGGCACCTTTACCTGAAGGGATTTCAGAAGCTCTTGGAGCAATGCCAACACTTTGTCTGAAAGGTATTTCAGATTATATGCTGGTATATGAGCGGGAAGAAGATATTAAATCATTAAACCCTGATTTCGAATTACTTAGAAAAACAAAAGCAAGAGGAGTTATTGTGACCGCTCCCGGGAAAAACTATGACTTTGTTTCCCGATTTTTCGGTCCGCAGGTAGGTATCAATGAAGACCCGGTTACCGGTTCGGCCCACACTCTGCTGGTACCTTACTGGAGTGAAAAAACCAGGAAAAGGTCGCTGACAGCCCGTCAGGTTTCGAGCCGAGGAGGAACTCTCTACTGTACTCTGGCAGGAAACAGAGTCCGGATAGCGGGAAAGGCTGTCACATATATGGAAGGGAAAATCCATTTGCCTGATAGTGAGACTAACCTTTAA